The Oncorhynchus mykiss isolate Arlee chromosome 27, USDA_OmykA_1.1, whole genome shotgun sequence sequence GAACATCTGCGAGTCAAAATGGTATTTAATCATAAAACCGTGAGTAGGTcattaatacaaaaaaaaaaacagttcaaAGTTATTAACTCAATCTAACCAAGAGACTATTTCCCCATCACCCATGTTTAGATCCCTATCCCTCCTCACCTGTAGATGAGCGTGTCATCCAGGGAACTGTTGTACTGGACCTGGTACATCCTGATCCCAGGAACGTGGTTCTGATATGGCCATTTGATCAGCACTGAGCTAGCTGTCAGCTCTGCCATCAGCACCCTTCCCTCCTGGTTCCTCCGTGTGTCGTTGCCCGTGGTTGAGGTGGACTTGGCCGATGTGAGGATGTCTGAAGGACCAGGGTCGGGCTCCCGTAGCCGGTTGGTGCTGTTGGCCAGGTGGGGGAGGAGGTTGACCACCAGCTCCACCTGGCCCGTGGACTCCCCCGCCGCGTTGGAGGCAATGCAGGTGAAGGTTCCAGAGTCCTTCAGGGAGGTGATGTTGATGTCCAGGCTGCCGTTGCTGAAGGTGACAGTCCGTGACGTGTTGGAGATCAGACGGCCCTCTGGGGAAATCCAGTGAATCTCTGGGTCCGGGTCTCCGTTGGCCTTGCACTTCAGACTGGTAGGCTGGCCCTCCATGGTGAAGGTCTTGGCAGACTTCCTGGTCATGACCGGAGGTTCACAGATGAACTCCTCCTCGGGGATGGTCCAGAAGTACTTGGCTGTGAGGTCTGGAGGAGAGGCGCAGGTCTCCAGGTCGTCTTCTCTGGTCAGCCTCCTCAGCCACAGCAGCTCACAGTTACAGTGGAGCGGGTTTCCACCAAAGCTCATCACCAATGACGACTGAGGAGATCCTTTGGCTTTCGCGTAGACAGGGATGCGCAGAAAAAGTGGATCCGGTGGGATCTTCTTAAGCTTATTGGACGTCATGTCCAGACGCGCCAGCTTGTGCAGGTTGGTGAAGATCCCTTGGGGCACGTGCTCTATAAGGTTATGGTCCATGTTAAGGGTGTTGACGTTGGTTAGACGGCCTATCGTCTCCCAGGGGATGTCTACCAGGTTGTTGTAGGACAGGTCCAGGTCTTCCAGGGTTCCTGTGAAGTCGTCAAAGGCGTGTGGAGAGATATTGTGCAGctggttgttggccaagatcagGTGCCTAAGGTTGGTGAGCCCCCGAAAGTGGTCATCTCTGATCACACTCAGCCGGTTGCTGTCCAGGTGCAGCGCTCGCAGCCGCTTGAGGTCCTCGAAGGTGTAAGGCATGATCTGGCTTATGGTGTTGCGGGACAACGTCAGATGGATCAAACTAGTCATGTTGGCAAAGTCCCGCCTCCTTATGGCTGTGATATAGTTCTCAGTGAGCCGCAGCTCCACGGTGCGCCGGTCGATGACTGTGGGCACGAAGAGTAGGCCCGTCTTAGCGCAGAGGATGGCCAGTGAGGGGGACAGGTTCTGGCACATGCAGCGCTTGGGGCACAGCTGTCCCCTGGTGGAGACGGCCAGCATCAACAAGGAGAAGATCAGCCGGTCCATCCTCCCTCCGGCTTTCTGGGAAACTGCAAGGCAAAGGAGAGGGGCACTGGTCAGGATGTGAGACACCAGGTGAGGAATTCACTAGGTGAATCAAGATGTATATCTATGTGTTTAGCTATCACAGTGGTCAAACTGAGACTAAATATCTCTATCAGCCATGATCAGGATGCAAAACAGCAGTGTTCAAAGTACATTCAGGTGATTAAAGCCAGTAAATGTATGCGAATGCATTTTAATGAATGCGCAATACCTCGGATTAAATGTTTAGCACAGAGGCATAAGGTTGAGGTGATGTTTCAAGAGAGCCAATTTTCTTAACAGCTTGTATCTTATTTTCCTCCTCATCGGAACTTCTTTAAGATGTTAGGGAATTATACACGTGTCGAGATAAGGACAAATAGTAGGTTTGTGTAATTATAGCTTAGCAAATCATTTAACTCAACATGCAATCCTTGGACCAAGTTAGTTGGCTGCACAGTTTAATAAGGGGTTTATCACAGTGGCTCTACCTTCTGTGGATTCTCTAAAAGCCAGTCTTTTAAATAGCTACATACATCTCCAATATGAGTGAAAACAGAAATGTATCCATATAGAAGACGCCAACTGGCAATGCATATACAATTGTAGCAAAAGCACGCAGTCATCCACCCACACACTTACCAACACTTTTTTATATGCtctataaaaaaaacacacacatgcaaacacagaaacacacagtgtCTCATATCTACCCTGCTTCCAGAAATGGCAGATACTGTTTTTTCTTTAAATATAGATTGCTAGTCTTATTACAGATCATTTTCTATCTGAGGTAGCGGGACAGATTTGAAGTGCTATGAACTGACTATGTCCGAGATATATagatatcctctctctctctctttctcgtatGAAGCATATCTGTGAAACGGTGCTTTAATATTTTTATCGTGGTGATTCCTTGTTCATGCCGACGTACCTTAAACACACACGCTCCATCTGTAATGATGATAGCATTTCTGCGGTAACAGTTTTCAGCTTTACAACTTAATACACCAGGATCTGCATGGGATTTGTCATAGGCCATTAAATAGGCCTTTTGTTTCCTGTCTGTGCTGTGAATTTAATAAAACCAGGGAATGGTATTGGAATGGAGAAGTATGAGGTTATTGTATGGCTTCTCTGGTGAGACGAAGTGGCCATCAGCCATGCAGCGTCAACAGACACAGAGCAGCTGCCCATATGCATCTCATTTCACCAACCCATTTCCCAGCTGTACCTTGGATTACGGGGCTAACGCTATGATGAATACTGAACGAAAGTAACGCCACGGAGGCCACGTGGGaagacttttttgttgttgttgttttgttttctgCAACACATTTGATCTTTTGAATAGAGGTGCAGTATGCACTGGTGCACTGGTGCGGTTACTCTCAAGGTTAAATCACTGTGTGAGACATTTAGGCCACCATACCGTACATACCGTAATGGATGAAAAAGGGCAGCATGATGGATGCTCTGAAAAAACGCTTACCTGCTGGCTCCTCATAATTAAAAAGGAATTAACTGTACTGCCAGACAACAGAAAAAAACTGTCCTTTTAAAAACATGTCAACAGCCATTAGCAACTGTAAATTGCCGTTTCGCTgggaatacagtacatacaaataAAGACTAACAAGGAACATGCTGCTCCGTTGTTGAATTAATGGCGGTCAGGCCACTTTCAACTTGATACGAGGAAATGCAGGTAAATGACTAAATAACACGGATGCTGTGaaatttctctctcacactcacactctcctCATCTCACTCAGGCTAAGTTGTTGTGAGACAACACCATCTGCCATCATCTAAAAGGTAAACAGTTTGCCCAAAGAATGAGGGCCTGATCTCCAGCTCCTCTTATATCATGTTTACTAAAACCACAGCCCTGTCGGCTGTAGCGGGAAACATCGTTACAGTATATGGGCAGAATTCTCCAAGGTAGAGAGCTGGAAATGCCAAGCAGCTAGCCATCAGCTCTCTGGGGAATCTTGGTGTGGACACTGGAAACAGTCCACATCCCAGAGCTTATTTACAGGATGAGTGTCCACTCTGCTCTGCTCAGACAGAATTCTCTGACTCCTATGCCTCCCCACAATGGAGATGGATTAGGCTGTCGGCTGTGGAGGGGAACGGCCTGCAATGCCCCAGGGGCCCAGGGAGGTCCCAGTCAATGAGATCTGATGCCCCGCCGCCTAAGGGATTGGGCTGAGGGAGAAGAGAATAGGAGCAAGACCCAGGGCGGTTCACTACGCATGGAGTAAAGACAGTCTGGGCGACACTTGATGGCTGCCGTTTCCTCCACTCTGGGATAAACAGAAAATGGGATCGCTTGTCCTTCTGTTATTCAGTGAATCGGGCTTCTGCTTACTGTCAGTATGTTTTCACTTTAATGCTGAAGAGTTGTACAAGAGCACTAATGTATGCTGGTCTTGATAGTACAAGACAGGCTACAGGCGTGTGTAAATACTAAGTAGTTAAAACATGAGCATCATTCGTTTTTAATCATATAAATTACCAAGCTTCTACAGTATAATGTGAAACGAGGCAAGATGAAAGGAGCCTGGTAGAACATAGTACAGTAGTACACCAATAACCTTACAAAGAGGACCGATACAGGAATATATCAGCGTGATTCTTTCTCCTTCTCAGAAGGGCCCATCACACAAACGGACTGAGAAGATCTGGCACATGCAGATGTTTGTCGTCTCAACTTGCCAATAACTTAATTGCCATGACAATCGTATCGCTGCGTGATATTAATCATGTCGCGTGAAACGTTCATTTATCATGGCAACGTGGCACCACATCCTGCGTGTCTGGCTGACACGCTTTGACGGATGTGCACTCGTGTTATCGTTTTATGTGGCAAGTAATGAGTTAAATATCACCGCAGTATTTTTTTTCCCTACCTGACGGTATGACGCTGATATTCTCTAAATTGTTTTGGGGTAAATAGCCGATTCCGGTTTGTGCGCTTGTTCCAAAGGCAGCTCTGGTCTGGAGCTTATCCATTAGGGCCATGGACCAAAGGCCTGTCTTACACACCCCATTACGCACCACCACTCTCTTCCTCGGATAAAGGGATGGAcaggaaagagagaaaacataGTGCTTCAGCAAGACGCTGAGCCATGCATCTCTATTATTGGTCAGGGTGACCCTCAAGGCATGCTCCAAGGTGTTTGTCTCATAGCAACCGCAGATGAACAGGCAGACCAGGGTTCTAGGAGAAGGAGATTGGGTTTCAAAAGCCAGTATATTGTACATTTTGGAGACTTGTGTTGTTTGTGCTTGGATCTGCGAGGATTGAGATGGACTGCGGCGGTGCTCAGAAGGTGGGAGACCGCAGAGAATCAATCATTTGACACACTGCCTCAGTTACTGAGTTATatcatgagacacacaaacacggaGGGGCAACATACCAATCTATCCTATATAGTACATTTACAGCATGCGAGTAGAtatcccatagacttccagtaattgtgctaatgctagtagACGAAGAGCATCACTGCTAAAATCccaaaagtatccctttaatcaTGAACTTTGCTCTTTGACATCAATTATGCAGTTTTAATGGGAAAACAGGGCAAAAAAGTTTCCCGCCATCTGTGCTCGTCAAATAAAAGGAATAACCACACCCACTTCACATTAACTGGGTGTTGTATGATGCTAGACACTGAAGACTTTCCCAGAGGGCATTTTGGAGCCATTTTCAGTGTGTTCCAGTGGTTAAGTTAGAGTACAACATTATTTGATTATTGCAAGGCAAACATCCTCCGGGTTCAGTAGACGTACCGTCCCATAAACCCAGTAAGCCTTCAAAAGAACGAGCTTTGACCGGAGCCTTTAGAGATCAAATGTTTTGCGGTGAAACCCTAAAATCAGCATTGTAGCTCAAAGACGACGGACCCCTCGCCACACATCCCCACATTGGCCGGGATCACTACCGAGATCTAAGCCACACAGGGGATTCAGAGCGTCTAATGGGGCTACAGCCTCGAACACATAGCACTGCGATTGAATGATTCTCTCACATTACCTCTAAAGCATCCAACAACCGTAACGCAGACGACAACCGCAACCTAACATAACTGATCATCATTTATGGGTGTGTATATTTCCTGCAGAGTCATCACAGCAAGCCTTAAATTAATGTGAAATCAAAATACCAAGAAAACATTCTGTTGGCTGTGGACTTTACCGCGGTGACACTGGGAAGCCGGGTTCCCTTTGAAAGCCCCTTTTAGCTGGAAGAGGCGAGGCGGGGGCCCTACTTGGTAGTCAGCAGTGCTAACTGAGCTCCATTCATGATCACTGCATGCAGCTGTCCCTCTAGGGCTCCTCTATTTGAAGAGATAAGATTAACTGTTTAAAGATATATGCTGCTTTATTTTGTTTTGATTGTTCCGTTAATTTATCCCCTCTTGGCGAATTACGTTGCGGTTATCAACTCCATCTCAATGTGCCAGCATCACACATAGCTGACGAACTAGAGGAAAGTGGTAGAATTGTCAAATGTGAAGTAGaacaaaaatattgtttttattttacattgAATCAGCCATGGTTAAATTTGCACATTTCAATCATACCGATTTTTGCATAGCTGAAATACTTTTCAGACTGCTGATTAGGTTATAATTTTAAATCTGTGTGCTGTTTCATCTGTTACACTATTACTGTTATTACGTTGGATGAAAGATAGTGAGCGATATTCAATGGTTTTGAATGGTCAGATCCTTCCTCAAATCTCACAGTTCCTTTAAAGACACAAGTCTTTGAAGTTTTTATCTGACTCTCACAGCACTGCATTACTGTATGGTTCTCTCAGATAAAATACTGTAGCTTGCATAAAGTGAGGATCAAAAAAATAACAGTGAATATGGTGGTATGTGGCATATGGTGTATAGCCTATGATGCTATGCTATTCCAAAAAAtctggtcatttagcagacacttcaCAAAGCTGTCAAAGAGTAAGACACAGTATTAGGCCATGTGGGAATCAAACACACAACCCTGTTGTTGCCAGAACCATGCTCTAAACCATCGAGGTATTACAACTACCGTACATGGAAATCAAGCAAACATTTCAAATTGCTCTGCGGCTGAACAACTGGGAATTTTATCCATGTGACGCTGGAATAAAAAATAGGCATTTTCCTGTCAGTTTGCCTACTTCCTATCCCTCCATCATGTGAAAAATATCTAGTCCTTCAGCCTCAGAGCGTTATAAAATCCACTTGATTATGCTTCATCAAACTTTCCTATGCAAATCGAGCTGAAATCAGGGATTCCATGGCTCTACCGTAAGTAAATCGATGCTATTTGACTAGTATTTCTAAACCTACAAAACGCATAGAGAATGTATGACTTCTCCCCTGTCCCACAGTTGCAAATATCCTTTGGTTTTTGCCTATGTTTTCTTTGATTATATTTGTGCTGCATGGGTGCCCAAGGGAAAACTCTGCAGTCTGTGATGGGACCAAGTACATTATGGATTGAGTCTGATTTCAAAACCACTCTCTTCTGTCACAACTCCCCGGAAAATGTTTGAATAATCTCTGTCAGCTTCAGCAGACTTGCTCCATTTCACAGCAACTCCCAGTGAATTACCCTGGGCGAAGGCACACTCCCGCTCTGGATATATCTGCCTAGACTGGTCCATGTCTCCAAGACCCTCCTCCCACTGCCCCACTGAACCCATCTATGCATGTCCCTCATCTACAGTACATTCCTTCATATCTCTCATCCTCTATCACCTTTGCGCTCAACTCCCATATCTGTCCATCATAATCTCCAACATAAGATCCCATATGAAAAAGAATCATAAAAATCAAATAAGATTTTTATATGGCAGAAGAAGATTTGTAAAACATCTAATAATAATCTGGTAAAAATGTGTATGTTGCCTTATATCAGTGGTGTATTTGTATATGTGTGGACTTACAATGCCTTCGGAAAGacacctagactttttccacattttgttaggttacagccttattctcatttttgtttaaaaaaatgtatgtcctCATCAatcagaaatatcacatttacatatgttttcagaccctttactcagtacgttgctgaaacacctttggcagcaattacagctgagtgttcttgggtatgacgctacaagcttggaacacctgaatttggagagtttctcccattcttctgtgcagatcctctcaagctctgtcaggttggatagggagcgttgctgcacagctattttcaggtctcgccagagatgttcgatagggttcaagtccgggttctgtcTTTGCCACTCaaagatattcagagacttgtcccaaagccactcatgcgaaggtcttggctgtgtgcttagggtcatgttgaaaggtgaaccttcacccccagtctgaggtcctgagcgctctggagcaggttttcatcatggatctctctgtcgttgctacgttcatctttccctcaatcttgactaatctcccagtccctaccgctgaaaaacatccccacagaatgatgctagCACCAACATgtttcaccgtaggaatggtgccaggtttcctccagacgtgacgcttggcattgaggccaaagagttcaatcttggatcaatcagaccagagaatcttgtttctcatggtgtgagagtctttaggtgccttttggcaaactccaagtgggctggaaggttctcccatctccacagagcaactCTAGAGCTcggccatcgggttcttggtcacctccctttagccaggcggccagctcttggaagagtcttggtggttccaaacttcttacagttaagaatgatagaggccactgtgttcttggggtatAGTTATTGTGCGTTCTCAGTGGACATTTGGGTGTTTTcttaaattcgctctggctatctacagtactccgatttcagagcactctcgtctgagtgtaccagaaTGCAGAATAATTCATTTACGAgcactcaacacccgttgaatatggccggtgtcagtaaccGTCGGGCAAAAAAGCGCaattaaattgtttccagcagcacagttacagtcaccaacccTTTGGTAAACACAAAAACattctaaccagctctgctagggcgagtacaATGGTCAGAggggtctcatttgtgtctggacgtagctagcaagctagtcaaCATtaacttgggtgcttgactggcGTTGTAAGGCCAGAAcactcaaatcaaccctactcctcagcctaAACGTCCAGTGTATGCTCCGAGAGCAAAACACTCTTAATTTATGAGCGCAGGCACTCCAGAttcaatttaactaggcaagtcagttaagaacaaattattatttacaaggacagcctacttaTTCCTCCCCAtcagggaattgaaccccggtctcctgTGTGCCCTGCCCGATGTATGTGAGACCTTAGAAGGTAGCACGTTGGTAGTAGCCAGTGACAAATATAAAACCTAAGTAGGgatgggcttggttaaaaccctggttGGGAGACCAAAGGCATAGCTGTAAATAAATCAACtgtccagtaggaggtgctgcttAACCTTAACCATGGACACTCCAAACATGAAAATGTACATACAGTGGTTGCTCCTTTAAAACATGCACGAGacattacgttttttttttaaataatacatGCAACATTTTTGTTATGTCTACATTTTAACCACCCGTATAAATCAGATATTACAAGAATCTTCTTTGAATCTTTTAAGTGTACTTGCTGTCATATGTTTTACTTAaaagttccaggtagaacataaAGCAATCTTGTTAAATTATTCTATATCTTTTCCATATGGGATCCTACTCGCTCTGATCTTCATCATCTGCCCTACGTGTACTACACATCAAACAATCCACCATTCCACCAATTCACCTATGCATCCACCCATGCACCCatccaaccacccacccacccatccatccatgaATCCATCCTAAACACCACCCAGCTACCCAACCAGCCACCCCCTCTGTAATGTCAATATCAAAATCAATATTCAAATCATTCCAAGGGaatctgttttttttctccattaacTCAAAGAAGCATAAATATCAATTCATGCACATTTAACACCACCACCTTCCCCCAAATGACCTGTTGGCATTTCTACCGCAGTGTTTTCCTTAAATTAAAAACCGTAACAACATGCAAATACAAAAAGGGCACTTTGAGGTCCGTTACTTCTTTGAGGTCCATTACAGAAATGTCAAGGTCTCAGAATAGCTGAGAAATTCTGCAAGACCTATCCAGGCAAATTACAAAATGACTCACTCAGACTGCATACTGTGTTATCTTCATGCATTATCCCTATTTCTCTTCTTTGTTACAGCTAGTTCAGTGATCGATTCCCCGCTAAATGTAGGGTGAGCGACAATGTTTCTGGCTTTTAAAGCAACATTGAAAGTGCCTGAATGAATTAAGACTGCATGGGCTGGCACAAAATAAATCACTGGCTGCACATAGGCACAGCTACAGTATTCTTTCCAATGTTACAAGTAGTAGTTTAGTTTGTGCTAATGGACTAGCAGATTTTACTTATGTATGGTGTTGTGGTAGGTTTAACTTCCTGTTAAAATGCCTGTCACTTTGTGTTAGGGTGACTTTTGACCCCAGGCCAGACAGGGGCAGCTGGCTCAGGGGACAGGCTACAGCAGGTCCCTGTACTTGATAGAGGCTACGACACTGACCTTTGACCTTAAACCTCTAAACACTAAGGACAGCTGTCCCAGAGGGAAGGTGTAGCAGGTGCTGCCATGGCAACCGGTTGTGAAAAGTAAATATCAGCCCTTAAACCTCAGATGAACAGGAATGGGAAAGGCTTTCTTTAAATTCAATCAATTCAGTTATTGGGGAAATTAGACCCCGAAAAACCAACtggtggtttagggttaggtcCGTGGATTTGGATTGTGACTTAAATCATCAAAATCATCACTATTGATGGGCCAGATGGCCAGCAGATTGACAGTGTGAGGGAGCTGTCTCTTGTCTTGGATATGTCAACGTTCCCCCTTCATGCCTCTTCACACCATTGAaatcaagaccaagaccaagacAGCTGTCCACCATCAAGCCACTGCTGCCTCATTACAATATTCAAAAGAAAGTCTGTCCATTATGCACACTGCGTAACATCCCAGGATGGGCAGTGCTGTTCAAGACGAGCTGTATCGAGGTACACTGCACTGATATACATACCTCTATCTGGTGTGGTCTGGCAGGGTCGTGATCCTCATGAAGACTGTGTGGGCTGTGTTGGCCTAGCAGAGAAGGGCAGACATGTGCAGCTACATGTGGTCAGGGTGCCGCTGAGCAGGGGGTAAGGGGGACTACCTAAGTAGCATCTGGAGGTCGGCACTGGGGACTAAAGGAAACAACTGGGTCCCTTGTGGAGGATGTCCATTGACCTGGGggtgatagagagaaagacagcattatatacactgagtgtacaaaagatTAAGAACTCCTTCCCAATAttgagaacagcctcaattactaaggtgtcgaaagcattccacagggatgctggcccacagttgtgtcaagctggctggatgtcctttgggtagtggaccattcttgatacacacaggaaactggtgACAAGAGAAactcagcagtgttgcagttcttgacacaaaccggtgcatctggcacctactaccataccccgttcaaaggcacttaaaacttTTGTCTCGCCCATTTACCCTGagaaaggcacacatacacaacccatgtcccaaagctttaaaatccttctttaacctgtctcctccccttcatctttaacctgtctcctccccttcatctttaacctgtctgctacccttcatctttaacctgtctcctccccttcatctttaacctgtctcccccccttcatctttaacctgtctcctccccttcatctttaacctgtctcctccccttcatctttaacctgtctcctccccttcatctacacacaTTGAAGTGTATTCAgtaagggatcgtagctttcacaTGGACTTAGTCcacgtcatggaaagagcaggggttcataatgttttgtacactaaccCTTGATATGTTTTCAGAAAAAAACACACGCCAACATAGCGTAGGTTACAGACAACAATGAAAACAAAATCAGAGAACAGCTATGTGGGTGTGACGAAACACATTCCACAAGGGAGTAGCAAACTGATTCCactctacaccagactgtacgCAATCCTGTTTTATTTGATCAATTTATAGGATATGCTCGACTTAAACTATAACATTCTCaactttattctattctatttacAGTATAATCTTAGAGTACATGACAGATACGTCTCCCTCTAAACTGTTCCTCCACGGCTGACCTCAGCGGGAGAGCCGAGTTAAACTCTGCAGCGACTCCAAAATCAGCCCAGCTAAAGAACTTTTTTGCACATGTGGTCGGAAATATGCCCCTAGGGTATCAGACCTCATTTGCATATGCAGAGCAGAAAAGCAGTGCGTAATAATACACTGATGCACTGTCAAGTCCTTACTTTACAAAAGGGAGAAGAAAATAACACACTCACTCGCACAGAACCCAAACAAAAAGAGACTGATGGTTAACTCTGGGGTTATTCACATCACTGGCCTGCTTTCAAACTAGACAGGAAGGAATTGTGTTTTTATTCAATCAGAGTATTTATCTACAAATATCTTTCCCACCTTCCCTCTATatttattctctcctctctccctctctgatcaaTATGAACATAATTAAACAACCACGCATTAGCATCtgcaataaaaaaatacaaataaactttTTCATTAAAACCCCATATGCTCTCATTGGTTTCATGATCTAACAAGAGGCTagtgggggtgggtgggtgg is a genomic window containing:
- the LOC110507449 gene encoding leucine-rich repeat and fibronectin type III domain-containing protein 1-like protein isoform X2, with the protein product MDRLIFSLLMLAVSTRGQLCPKRCMCQNLSPSLAILCAKTGLLFVPTVIDRRTVELRLTENYITAIRRRDFANMTSLIHLTLSRNTISQIMPYTFEDLKRLRALHLDSNRLSVIRDDHFRGLTNLRHLILANNQLHNISPHAFDDFTGTLEDLDLSYNNLVDIPWETIGRLTNVNTLNMDHNLIEHVPQGIFTNLHKLARLDMTSNKLKKIPPDPLFLRIPVYAKAKGSPQSSLVMSFGGNPLHCNCELLWLRRLTREDDLETCASPPDLTAKYFWTIPEEEFICEPPVMTRKSAKTFTMEGQPTSLKCKANGDPDPEIHWISPEGRLISNTSRTVTFSNGSLDINITSLKDSGTFTCIASNAAGESTGQVELVVNLLPHLANSTNRLREPDPGPSDILTSAKSTSTTGNDTRRNQEGRVLMAELTASSVLIKWPYQNHVPGIRMYQVQYNSSLDDTLIYRMIPSTSQDFLVRDLVSGREYDLCVLAVYDDGITSLTATRQVGCVQFITETEYSQCQALHSQFLGGTMIIIIGGIIVASVLVFIIILMIRYKVYSHQGMDTDTPAPAAADDDKRAHRDWSDFKI
- the LOC110507449 gene encoding leucine-rich repeat and fibronectin type III domain-containing protein 1-like protein isoform X1 — its product is MDRLIFSLLMLAVSTRGQLCPKRCMCQNLSPSLAILCAKTGLLFVPTVIDRRTVELRLTENYITAIRRRDFANMTSLIHLTLSRNTISQIMPYTFEDLKRLRALHLDSNRLSVIRDDHFRGLTNLRHLILANNQLHNISPHAFDDFTGTLEDLDLSYNNLVDIPWETIGRLTNVNTLNMDHNLIEHVPQGIFTNLHKLARLDMTSNKLKKIPPDPLFLRIPVYAKAKGSPQSSLVMSFGGNPLHCNCELLWLRRLTREDDLETCASPPDLTAKYFWTIPEEEFICEPPVMTRKSAKTFTMEGQPTSLKCKANGDPDPEIHWISPEGRLISNTSRTVTFSNGSLDINITSLKDSGTFTCIASNAAGESTGQVELVVNLLPHLANSTNRLREPDPGPSDILTSAKSTSTTGNDTRRNQEGRVLMAELTASSVLIKWPYQNHVPGIRMYQVQYNSSLDDTLIYRMIPSTSQDFLVRDLVSGREYDLCVLAVYDDGITSLTATRQVGCVQFITETEYSQCQALHSQFLGGTMIIIIGGIIVASVLVFIIILMIRYKVYSHQGMDTGKVGTMDNICAQTNGGQAGGQVSHSGSKVTESQEEQQAHALAGVGGGPGTGGGGGVSGAASPNATQKDSNTMALVVDCENAVQISDMTAEDLLSPSKRRHSRTAIEMKRRASLTPKEATNVNAGGNTPAPAAADDDKRAHRDWSDFKI